GAGTCGACTCTTTGAACCGAGTCTTTTACATGAGCACTGGGAGCCGAcactctgtttttctttttttgtgttgttttgtttgtaaatgAGAACAAAACACTATGTCCACCACGTGACCCTACCACTGATCTTATAACTACAGTATTTATAGCTATAGCTGGATCTAGATTTCaattcagttttcttttttatttttttatttatatagcatttttaaCAGGGGTCCttgtcgcaaagcagttttacaaaatcaaaaaaggaaaatgattaaaattCGTTTGAAAAGTGTAAGGAAATATTCATAAATCATAAttgtcagattgtccctgatgagcaagccgatgGTGACGGTGacgagggaaaaactccctaagatgacgataggaagaaatcttgatAGGGACCAGACTTAATATCCTCATTTGCGTGATAACTGATAAcggggattgatctgcagtcatactgtgtcatacaggctggaagttcagtataatagGAGATGTATTTAGGTTAATATGGAGACCACTtctgttattggaggctcaggtaccaaactgtaggaaattcaaatttttattcgccacatacacagtcatatacagtatgatatgcagtgaaacgcTTAAACGACCGCCCGTGAccgtaaaaatgtaaaaacaattaacaagaaataaatagtgGAATTAAATAAGAATAAGTTAAGCTATAGAAAACCTAGCTTTACAAAATAgaacagaatataaaaaatatttgaaaaaatatataagaaatataaaataaaacctatCTATACAATGTAGAAtgtgaattgaaataaatacagttgAAATTTCCAGGAAGTGTGCAAATTGCATGTGTGCATAGATGTCCATGGCCCATAAATGTCCTTAATCTGCAATGTGCAAAAGTGGGATGGAAAGTTAAGGGTTAGTGCAAAAGTGCATGGATGTGCAAACGTACAATGTCCATGGATATCTGGAGTATGGCAACTGTGCAGGAGTGTACAGCTGAGTAATGTCCATTACTGGgcaatgtgcaaaaatgcagagaTCATTTAGTCCTGTGTAGTGatctggttgagagaccttatcgcctgcaggAAGATTCCAGTCCTGACCTGAAATCTCAAAGATGAACTGCTAAAAACTGTACTGTGAttggttaatattattatagttgCTTTAATAGGTGCTGGTCATTTTGATATCACTTTGCATGAATTGTAGAGGTGTGCACAAGACTGCAACTGTTTATGTTGTGctttaaaactaaattgaaaTGTAATATAAATCTTATGTGTGGCTTCCACTCTCACTATGTGTAAAAGCACAGTTTCAGAGTCACGGGTTGCACATTGCCATCCAGAGTCTGCTCTGCTCTGCTGGAAACCCTTCCACACACTGCTATAAGGGGTTTCTGTGACACTCTGGACACTTGTTTTGCTGAACGAGGTGGATTAGTAGTCTCCTTGTATCTACAGTCCAAGTACATGGGGTTTAAGTTGATTGTGTGCATCTGTGCTCTCTAATGagttggcacctcatccaggcCATACATGCTCCTGCCCTAAgatccctgggataggctctgggCTCCCAGCAGCCCTATACAGAACAAGTGGTGTAGACAATTGATTGATGGATGATGGATCAATGGATGGACATTGAACTTGGAAATCTAAAGAAAGGGCAAGTCAGCTGctcaaatagtaaaaaaaaaaaacatactgtacgcCAGGCCTTCGACAAACCATTTACGAAGCCCTTTCAAGGCACATGCACATAGAGAGGACTAAACAGCCCATAATCAGATTATAGCTTGATTTGATGCAATATTCAGTATTGTTTACACAAACTATACAATCTTTTTTGCAGTCCTGACTTATGTAACATCTTGGTAAATTTGCACAAACatagttataagagtaaaaactctgtttatttctgtatacaatcccctgctacgctaatgcacttatcccagagtttcactagcGCGTGAATACCATAAAGGTAGAAAggtttctcagtatgccagagccaagATCGTACTGCctgtttcatgtctgaaacagtGGTGTCCCAGGAACTTCTTGCTCCAAACCTGTGGAAATgccttggagcaaggtcaggataAGTTTTTATAATGTGCCAATAGTGATGAtatataattgtgtaaactGTTTTCAAAGACCAATGCGTCTCTTTTacaaattacaattttttataaGTATCAGGTGTTCCATGGGAATGtttgcagtgggctctgagccaccttggtCTGGATCATCATTCCCGGATaaacagccttctttaaaacatttgcaccattcagatgttttactacAGCGAATAGTTCtattactgtactgtgcctGAAGTTTTCCGTGAATGTCAATCGCTTGTATTCACCAAAAATTTGTCCTGGTTTGACAGGAACACGTCTAATAGTTAAGCGTAAtgctattttgtttaatttaaccaATCTGAACAAAATTGAACAATTTTACCTGCCTTTAAGGTTAAGGATCATGTATAAAAAGTGAAGTCAGTCATCTTTTAATTGCTTACTGATAAGTAACGGCACCCTCTGCCCACCCTTTTTGGGCTTGCATATTCATCACATGTTGCATGGAGGTCATATGGGCAACtcaatattgtaaaataaatgctCTAAGCaatctctctttttgtttttatgcagGTTTAAAGGCACACTATCAACCAGAAAGGATGCAACGTTAAACTTTGTTCCACTTCGTATTGACAAACTTGAAATGACACCTACTGACACGAGATATCAGGATAAGCCCGCTGCACTGCTAAGGTCATCCAATTAGGATTGATCAAGAAATGCTGCCTTTGAAACCCGAACAGAACAACTCAAGTAATAAACCGATGTCAATCATCCCACATAAGCCAGAATGACTTTGCCTTGACATAGTCTTGACAAAATGAGCATTTGTAAATTCTGACAGATCAGcgttttaaagaacaaaaaaacatctgtcCTTTCACTGTGTAcgtataaaaatgaataacatgTTTACCATAAAAGCAGATGTCATATTTCACGCTGCGGATCATGAAGACTCAGAGCCATCTATTATTACCAAAGGGAATGACAAAGTTATTCCAAGAGACGTTACTGCTTGTGTTTCCGAGACAGGAATAGCACAAAGATCCTGGGAATCTGGAAGAGTACCGGAGACTGGAAATCTGGGAAAACGTTCCTTAGGAACAGGAGACTATCTGCATGATGGAAACTCCAGTGACAGTGGGTTTCAGGATCATATTCAACCAGCGGATGTTGCTGTAAAAAATCTGAGTGAGTCCTCTGGCAAAAATGGAGTAAAAGAGGATGCAAATGGAACTGCAGCTGACAGGCCTTTACTAAGCCTTGGAGCAGGAACCAGAGCAGAAATGGCTAAATCTTATGTTTACGAGACTGAAGGAATCATGAGGAGTCCAAGCGTCATTAGCTCTGTGTCCTCTCTTTCACAGGACTCGTTTTCTGACTCGAGGGAAAGCCGATCGTTAGAACAAGCACTGGGTAATATGTGTTCATTACAAGAAGGTGCACATGTTCACTTTACACACGAGTCAGTACATGACATAAAGCACAGCGGTAATGGGTTAACAAATTCCATTTCTGTTCGAGAGAACCCTGATTTAGTTATTGAAGTAGGCAGACAAAAGGTCCAAGTACATAAATCTGTTCTTGCTGAAAAAAGTGACTATTTTAAAGCAAGGCTTTCTCGAGATATACTAAAAATTAAAGGTGTGAGCTACAAGACGTTGTCCGTTCTGATAGATTATGTTTACACCTCCAACATGAATGTGAACAAAGATAACGTTGTGGATGTTGTAACCGGGGCAAAAATCTTACAGATCCCTTGCGCGGTGCAGGCCGCAATCGACGCCATGTCTGCCCAGCTTACAACACAGAACTGCTACGAAATTCTGACAATCGCTAAAAAGCAGCGACTAAGTGAACTGAAGGAGACTGCTTACCGTTTTATAAGCGACAACTTTTTGCAAGTGCTGAAAGATCCCGCCGTTTATGGCCGTCTTACGGGGTCCGAGCGTGACCTGGTTTTGAGGAACCGTATGGAGGGACGCACATGTTTAATGGTCTCTGAGATCAATGATGTTTTTGAGCGAGTGGGGAGCAGACCCCCAAGCAGGGGCAACAGCAGGCCTCAGAGCCCTCTCTCTACTGCCTCATTTGAAGACAACCACATGATCTACTACTACAACGAGAATACCAAGGATTGGCACACACTGACCATCATGCCTGAGGATATTAATACCAAAGGTTGTGGGATCTGTTGTATGTATAATTACTTGTTTGTCGCAGGTGGCATCCGAGGATTTGGTGAGAAAGGAAAAGCATCAGACAAAGTGTTCTGCTACAATCCCATAACGGACCGCTGGAGCGAGATCCGACCCATGAACCAAGCAAGGTCACAACTCAAATTAGTGTCCATGGATGGTTTCTTGTATGCCATTGGTGGAGAATGTCTCTTCACTGTGGAGAAGTATGACCCTCGTATGGACCGTTGGACCACTGTGGCTCCGCTACCCAAAGGAGCGTTTGCAGTTGCCCATGAGGCTACCACCTGCAATGGAGAGCTGTACGTATCAGGAGGAACACTCTTCTACCGCCTCTTGAAGTACGACCCCAAGAGGGACGAGTGGCAAGAATGTCCGTACAACAACAGCAGGAAGAAATCCACCGACATGGTTGCGCTGAAGAGCTTCATCTACAGGTTCGATGTCAACCGTGAACAAGGCGTCAACGTATTTAAGTACAACACCATAGTCAAAATGTGGCACGACTGTGCCTCCTATCAGCAAGGGAGCCCACTGCCATTCAGGTGCGCTGTCATTGGAAGTCGCATCTATTGCGTCAACAAGACCCAGACTTTACAGTTCATTGTGGAGGAAGATGGGGCTCGATTCGCAGACGAACCTCTGAAAGCTCCCATGGAGGCTAAAGGAGTGTTATTTCCATTCGTTCTGACCTTACCAGACCGGAGTGATCGAAATGTCTGAGTAGGGATCCTACTGAGAAAAGAACATTTGTAAGCAGCATGGTCAACtattacaaaaagaaagaaaggagtgTTTCTCGCCAAGTTAATGCTCGTAACTGGAATGTTTCTCTTCGCATGGTGGACGCACATCCATGGGACGCCTTACAATGACAgctcttttcttttaatattgtgGCACAGTTGCATTTTATATGTATGCAGTATATAACCTGGATGCATTTTTCCATTTGTTTCGTGCACTTTTTGTACTTTAAATGTTTGACAAAAATGATCCGGCAGCAAaatcaaacagaaaaaaagcacaactgAAATATAACTGCGAATCATATAAAGCAGTCTAACTATAAAGTTTATCAAACTGGAGCTTACTGTAATTTAAGTGAATATAGCACAATAGTCTAACGAAAATATTTAGTTAACGTGGACCTTTGAGCACACGCCTTCGACTTGAAACAAAGCCATCGAACAAGGAAAGCTTACTCTAACGTTAAACGCTAATTCTGCACTTATGAGCACAAAACGCTTAACTTCTCTTCATTTGTCAGCACGGTTTGGGGGTAAGGATACAAATATATCATATGAGAGGAAGATTTAATTGCATCTCCAAACTTTTAATTAGATACTAACGAGGGCATGACAAACAGCAGGTGACCTGGAAATCAGGCTAATGATTTAAATCACAGGAAACTAAAACAAGCCTTATTTATCAGGGATGGAATCCCCAGGGACCAcacgatacaatattatcacgaaaCCTAGGTCGATTCAGTCTCTATTGCCATTTTATAATTATCACATTTTCATAAATATCTAAattcaatattttctttttttcagattcaaaaaaaattctaaacaaacatgaCAAATAATTCACAAGGtgggaatagtttagagcaccacctgtagaCTCATAGAGAAACTGCAGAATTCTACCACCTCAATTGCACACATAAAATTGGgaccaaaagttttgagaaagaCACAAATAGTAATTTTCACagagtctgctgcttcagtgtttttcgatcgtttttttttaagttgtaagGATGCTTTACACTTGACATGACACATGACATGATGAACTTGACATGATGGTTGCGCTTACCTTTTCTTCTCTTACAAGCTTTTTTCTGGATGCCCCAAATAATCGGAAAGAGGATTTATCAGAGAAAATTACTTTACCCAGTCCCCAGCAGTCCAATCCCTGTAACCACTTAAATAATATTAGTTTAtccctgatgtttttcttgGAGGAAACTGGCTTTCTTGCTGTCTTGCTTGAAATGCATGAAGGTGAGctctaccatcagtcctgtgtcatgccaatgGTAAAGCCTCCTAAAACCATTTATGTGCTTCTCAGCCAAGGTACTGGACTAATTTACAATTCTGCATAAGAACACATCCATGATTAAAGAATGGTACTAAAACATCCCCTGAAAACAACTTCACCAAACAATCTAAGAACAGTTTGGTAACGAACAATGTATGTACCAGCATGATGGAGGACCTTGCCATAAAGCAAAATCTATAATGTCACAACGATAATAATAAGTGTTTTgggaaacaaaacataaaaattttggTTCGATGGCCAgaaaactccccagaccttaatcacattgagaacttgtggtcaatcctcaagggAGAAACAAAAACCCAAGCATTCATTCTGCAAGAATGGCTTGTGGCCCACaggttgattgacagcatgccttggtgaattgcagaggtcttgaaaaagaagggtcaacactgcaaatagtGACTCCTTACATAAGCTTAATATAATTAgcatgcttgtaattatatttcagtatacCATATTAACATGTGACAAAAAGCtgtaaaacactgaagcagaagACTTTCTAAAGACTTTAGGCTATGgctgtatataaattaaaaaataattttatgtgaAACGTGAATTGCCACATAAAAGAATTGCGATAGGTgaccctatttttttttaggtgaacCTATTAGTTTACTGATTATCAAAGGGTGTCTGGGGTCTACATAGATCTGTGAAGTATAGATTTGgggtccatgtttttttttgtttgaaaaagaaattacacatCATTCGGAGTGctgttatatttgtgtttgcGTTCTCAATGTTATTAGCTTTGGTTTGATTGACCACTTAACTCAAACAGATTTTATCATAACCTCAACTCAAATATGTCAGCTAATGGCAAAGTACATGAATGAAATGGCCTGAGTATTACCGTACACATTTGTATAATGTGTAATATTTCAGTGGTTGGAGTTGGGTTATTAAATAACCACATATTTTACAGTTAAAGCAGTCTCTGGGTGCAAACACCTTAAGAACAACTGCCTTAGTCAGGATCATGCtggaaaaaagaagcaaaaaaatctCTCgtattaaataagtaataaagcaACCGAAGCATTGCCAAAGACAAGCAggctgatttttttgttttaaggttTGAATAGGAAGCACATTTTTTCTCAGCTTTGCAAATATAATTTTTCTATTTGAGAGAAATATGACACAGAGCACTCGATAGGTGCTGAGCACAGAATACTTTTATCATGATAAAGGACTAATCTATAGAATAATCCCTTCCTAAAAGCCGCCTGTCATTACTGAATTCGTACAAGCAACAATATTTTGCACTTGACTTTCCAGTTTGCAATAAGATGCTAGTGTTAATCTGGAGattagtgatgtgtgtgtgtgtgtgtgtgtgtgtgtgtgtgcgcgcgcgcttgtGTGCTGCTATCATGGAAGCAAAAGCAAACTAATCTCAATCCCAATCTGCTGCTGCATTTTTGtgaaatttataaaatactGGAACACTATTTGTAGTGTAATTCTAATTATGtacaataatttaataactAAATTTGATGCCGCGTTTGTCCGTACATAAtaatgcattatgtttcaaATGTTGTGAAATGGAGTCTTATAACTCTGTGTCGCTATGCTCTTAATCGATgtttgattatgattattaaaaataaaagtaagtaTTGTGCAATTCTGCCTCGTTCTATTTCATAACTaactactactacaactatACTAAAATCCTAATTTATTTTACTCAGTAAATGCTCATCACTTAAGATTATATTAAACTAAATCACAATAATTAGGGGTATGTAGTCATTTAAGCCAATACAGTGCGttcagcatacagtatatatatatatatatatatatatatatataataaaactaattttttctttaaggaATAAGACTTCTAGCTGACTGTGAGTCAATAAATGCAGGACATCTATGCTAACAATGATGGATTAAGATTTTTATTGGTCATTTTAGCTGGCGCGTGTTCAAGCCAaaatgggacttttgattgtccaGAATTACAGAatcagttctgagagtaaattaatttctgtttataatcccctgctacacaaatgcacttattgttggtaaattattgtgtgcacagtttccacagacagatgcgtctcttccgcaagttgtcggacgggaacaactgcagtgggctccgagtcACCTCgtcttttatgccttcattcaccagaaatttcattacaagcCCCAGTTTGGCTTGAATGCCCAAAGTGTATACAAATATCTACTTCATTACTTCTTAACCATGTGAGAGAACATTGTTCAGATGCTCTTCATTTATTTGAAGCCAGTATTACTGCAAGCAGGAATCAAAACACCAGCTGTGAGTttgtagcacacacacacacacacacacacacatcagatttGGAACATAGGAAAAATAATGACTAGCCTTTTTGATACCCTTTTGGAAAAGAACTCTAATGAGGTTGGGTGCGGGTTTGGTTATTAAAGCATATCCTAAAAATAGAATTGTGCTGCGAAAATATACTCAGTCTAGAGGTTTGATCTGTAAGAGCAGaataaagcatttttgttgctttgtttGTCTGGTATTGTTAAACATTACTGAAATCATTGTAGTTTATATTAAAGCAGTAAGTAGTCGTGAGTGGTTATGAATGAATATCATGTCGTACCAAGCATTGCATTGATCTTATTTACTCTTGCTCCACAATATCTGTTTTGTTCCCAGTTCAATGCTCCTTTTATTTTGCAGTCTAACATGCCACCTGCTGGACTTGAGGCACCATCACACAGCATGCAAAGAATCTTATTACAGAGGTTTAACTTTGATGAAATCTGGATGTAGATTTAGACCCTAATGTACCAGCCAGAGATGATGGTAGTAAGgaaaatttctggtgaataaatGTGTAAGACCAAGAGACATTTCCGGGAGTCTACAAGCATAGTATGGC
This genomic stretch from Clarias gariepinus isolate MV-2021 ecotype Netherlands chromosome 13, CGAR_prim_01v2, whole genome shotgun sequence harbors:
- the LOC128536240 gene encoding kelch repeat and BTB domain-containing protein 11, whose translation is MNNMFTIKADVIFHAADHEDSEPSIITKGNDKVIPRDVTACVSETGIAQRSWESGRVPETGNLGKRSLGTGDYLHDGNSSDSGFQDHIQPADVAVKNLSESSGKNGVKEDANGTAADRPLLSLGAGTRAEMAKSYVYETEGIMRSPSVISSVSSLSQDSFSDSRESRSLEQALGNMCSLQEGAHVHFTHESVHDIKHSGNGLTNSISVRENPDLVIEVGRQKVQVHKSVLAEKSDYFKARLSRDILKIKGVSYKTLSVLIDYVYTSNMNVNKDNVVDVVTGAKILQIPCAVQAAIDAMSAQLTTQNCYEILTIAKKQRLSELKETAYRFISDNFLQVLKDPAVYGRLTGSERDLVLRNRMEGRTCLMVSEINDVFERVGSRPPSRGNSRPQSPLSTASFEDNHMIYYYNENTKDWHTLTIMPEDINTKGCGICCMYNYLFVAGGIRGFGEKGKASDKVFCYNPITDRWSEIRPMNQARSQLKLVSMDGFLYAIGGECLFTVEKYDPRMDRWTTVAPLPKGAFAVAHEATTCNGELYVSGGTLFYRLLKYDPKRDEWQECPYNNSRKKSTDMVALKSFIYRFDVNREQGVNVFKYNTIVKMWHDCASYQQGSPLPFRCAVIGSRIYCVNKTQTLQFIVEEDGARFADEPLKAPMEAKGVLFPFVLTLPDRSDRNV